From Chryseobacterium gallinarum, one genomic window encodes:
- a CDS encoding Bax inhibitor-1/YccA family protein, with the protein MMTDVLVAHSSEAEKANFYKKTYLHVALSILAFIGVETILLKTVPVEVIAMMFGQRYTWLLIIGVFWLASVLASKWSLSQSKSTQYLGLGFYILLEAVIFMPLLFIATNMTGGANVIFQAATLTIAMFAGISAVAFSSKRDFSFLRNIIVIGGFISIGLIVAGMIFGFNLGLWFSVGMVILASATILYQTSKLKDAFGTNQYVGAALQLFASIMLLFWYILSILMSRRS; encoded by the coding sequence ATGATGACAGATGTTTTAGTCGCTCATTCTTCAGAAGCGGAGAAGGCGAATTTTTACAAGAAGACGTATTTGCATGTTGCCTTATCAATCCTGGCTTTTATTGGTGTTGAAACTATTTTGCTGAAAACAGTACCGGTAGAAGTTATAGCGATGATGTTTGGGCAAAGATATACGTGGCTATTGATTATTGGAGTGTTTTGGTTAGCTTCTGTTTTAGCTTCCAAATGGTCACTTTCACAAAGTAAATCTACCCAGTATTTAGGTTTAGGATTTTATATCCTGCTGGAGGCTGTTATCTTCATGCCTTTGCTTTTCATTGCAACCAATATGACGGGTGGAGCTAATGTAATTTTCCAGGCTGCAACTCTTACTATTGCGATGTTTGCTGGTATTTCTGCAGTTGCATTTTCTTCTAAAAGAGATTTTTCTTTTTTAAGAAATATCATTGTAATCGGAGGATTTATTTCCATCGGACTGATTGTAGCGGGCATGATCTTTGGTTTTAACCTTGGGTTATGGTTTTCGGTAGGAATGGTAATCCTGGCTTCAGCTACCATTTTATATCAAACAAGCAAATTAAAAGATGCTTTCGGAACCAACCAGTATGTAGGTGCCGCTTTACAGCTTTTTGCTTCTATTATGCTTTTATTCTGGTATATCCTGAGTATTCTGATGAGCAGAAGGAGTTAA
- a CDS encoding DUF6952 family protein, with product MKLPVIRQFYQNQTPENLEKTLEVLESFCEFRGTSEEDLNVAGELITNICGALEVHANVQNGMSEKDALNSFAQKVLGSIDK from the coding sequence ATGAAGTTACCAGTAATCAGACAGTTTTATCAGAATCAGACTCCTGAAAACCTTGAAAAAACATTAGAAGTCCTGGAAAGCTTCTGTGAGTTCAGAGGAACAAGCGAAGAGGATCTTAATGTTGCAGGAGAGCTTATTACCAACATTTGCGGGGCTTTGGAAGTTCATGCCAATGTACAGAACGGAATGAGCGAAAAAGATGCTTTAAACTCTTTTGCCCAAAAGGTTTTGGGTTCTATTGATAAATAG
- a CDS encoding thioredoxin family protein, with the protein MYTELTEDTLQNIVNDNEKVVVQYGATWCGNCRIMKPKFKKLASENESIPFLYVDAEKLPESRKLAKVDNLPTFAIFKNGELVNQVQSNQAESLINLFNELV; encoded by the coding sequence ATGTACACAGAATTAACCGAAGATACATTACAAAACATAGTTAACGACAACGAAAAAGTAGTTGTTCAGTATGGGGCAACATGGTGCGGAAACTGCAGGATCATGAAGCCGAAGTTCAAAAAATTAGCATCTGAAAATGAATCTATTCCATTTTTATATGTAGATGCTGAAAAGCTTCCTGAAAGCAGAAAATTAGCAAAAGTAGATAACCTGCCTACTTTCGCCATCTTTAAAAACGGAGAATTGGTAAATCAGGTTCAATCTAACCAGGCAGAAAGTTTAATTAACCTTTTTAACGAATTAGTATAA
- a CDS encoding peroxiredoxin, which yields MSLVGKKFPNLTIDAMSEMGDDLRINILDEAVNNQQKVLLFWYPKDFTFVCPTELHAFQEALGEFEKRNTKVIGASCDTNEVHFAWLNTPKDNGGIEGVTYPLLADTHRQLANTLGIVDQDFEYDEDGNEIFTGSNVTYRATYLIDETGKIFHEAVNDMPLGRNVKEFLRLIDAYTHVQKHGEVCPANWEEGKEAMKADRTSTAEYLAKN from the coding sequence ATGTCTTTAGTAGGAAAAAAATTCCCGAATTTAACGATTGACGCAATGTCTGAAATGGGTGACGATCTTAGAATCAACATCCTTGATGAAGCAGTAAACAACCAGCAAAAAGTTCTTTTATTCTGGTATCCTAAAGATTTCACTTTTGTATGCCCTACAGAGCTTCACGCTTTCCAGGAAGCTTTAGGTGAATTCGAAAAAAGAAACACTAAAGTAATCGGTGCATCTTGTGATACCAACGAAGTACACTTTGCATGGTTAAACACTCCAAAAGATAACGGAGGTATTGAAGGAGTTACTTATCCGCTTTTAGCTGATACACACAGACAATTGGCTAACACATTAGGAATCGTAGATCAGGATTTCGAATATGATGAAGATGGAAATGAAATTTTCACAGGTTCTAACGTAACTTACAGAGCGACTTACCTTATCGACGAAACCGGAAAAATTTTCCACGAAGCGGTAAACGATATGCCACTGGGTAGAAATGTAAAAGAATTCTTAAGATTAATTGACGCTTACACACACGTTCAAAAACACGGTGAAGTATGTCCGGCAAACTGGGAAGAAGGAAAAGAAGCAATGAAAGCAGACAGAACTTCTACAGCAGAATACTTAGCAAAAAATTAA
- a CDS encoding pyridoxal phosphate-dependent aminotransferase, with protein sequence MDKLSDRVKRLGYSQTFVMSNKAREMKANGIDVISLTLGEPDFDVPDNIKQAAFDAINQNYSHYSPVPGFLELREAIAYKLKRDNKLEYKPTQICVSNGAKQAILNVLAAIINDGDEVLLPAPYWVSYDEMVKMMGGTSVMLPTSYVTDFKVTAEQLEEAITEKTKAILFSSPCNPSGGYYTYDELKSLAQVIAKYPHVTIISDEIYEYINYETKTTSIAQFPEVYEQTAVINGMSKAFAMTGWRIGYSACPEWLAKACEKVQGQMTSGANTVAQRASIVALKTDPSEYRYMIDAFKKRRDLVYELIKEIPGFKVLLPKAAFYFFPDISHYIGKNLNGTEIKDSDDFAMFLLENAHVGCVGGLSFGSPECIRFSYAASEEDLREAMRRIKELLEKFN encoded by the coding sequence ATGGATAAACTTTCAGATAGAGTAAAAAGACTAGGATACTCACAGACTTTTGTAATGTCTAACAAAGCCAGGGAAATGAAAGCGAACGGAATAGATGTAATCAGCTTAACTCTTGGTGAACCGGATTTTGATGTTCCGGATAATATCAAACAGGCTGCGTTCGATGCCATCAATCAAAACTACAGCCACTACTCTCCTGTTCCCGGATTCCTGGAATTGCGTGAAGCTATTGCCTATAAATTAAAAAGAGATAATAAACTGGAGTACAAACCTACTCAAATCTGTGTTTCCAATGGTGCCAAGCAAGCTATTTTAAATGTTCTGGCAGCGATCATTAATGATGGTGATGAAGTTCTTCTTCCCGCTCCTTACTGGGTGAGCTATGATGAGATGGTAAAAATGATGGGCGGAACTTCTGTAATGCTTCCGACATCCTATGTTACGGATTTCAAAGTGACAGCAGAACAACTGGAAGAAGCCATTACAGAGAAAACCAAAGCTATCCTTTTCAGTTCTCCATGTAATCCTTCCGGCGGATATTACACCTATGATGAACTAAAATCTCTTGCTCAGGTTATTGCTAAATATCCTCATGTTACGATAATTTCTGATGAGATCTATGAGTACATCAATTATGAAACAAAAACAACCTCTATTGCCCAGTTTCCGGAAGTATACGAGCAAACAGCCGTTATTAACGGAATGTCTAAAGCATTTGCAATGACCGGCTGGAGAATCGGATACTCCGCATGCCCGGAATGGCTGGCTAAAGCCTGTGAAAAAGTACAGGGACAGATGACAAGCGGTGCCAATACTGTTGCCCAAAGGGCATCCATTGTTGCTTTAAAAACAGACCCTTCAGAATACAGGTACATGATTGATGCCTTCAAGAAAAGAAGAGACCTGGTTTATGAACTGATCAAAGAAATCCCGGGATTCAAAGTGTTGTTGCCAAAAGCAGCGTTTTATTTCTTCCCGGATATTTCACACTATATCGGTAAAAATCTGAACGGAACCGAAATTAAGGATTCGGACGATTTTGCTATGTTCCTTCTTGAAAATGCACATGTAGGATGCGTGGGCGGGCTCTCTTTCGGAAGTCCCGAATGTATCCGGTTTTCTTATGCTGCTTCAGAAGAAGATCTCAGAGAAGCCATGAGACGGATCAAAGAGTTGTTAGAGAAATTTAACTAA
- the rsmG gene encoding 16S rRNA (guanine(527)-N(7))-methyltransferase RsmG translates to MSTSLLLKYFPDLTETQLEQFAQLEKLYNEWNEKINVISRKDMESLYEKHILHSLGIAKVMEFAPGTKVLDIGTGGGFPGIPLAILFPGSEFTLIDSIGKKINVVNAVAEGVGLKNVTAIHGRAEKLKDKFHFVVSRAVTQMPEFLRWLKGKFEKEQFNQKHNGVLYLKGGDLAEELAGIKCEIFNLKNYFEEEFFDTKKVVYLSKGNFSS, encoded by the coding sequence ATGTCTACATCGTTACTATTAAAATACTTTCCGGATCTAACAGAAACGCAGCTGGAACAGTTTGCACAATTGGAAAAACTGTACAATGAATGGAATGAAAAGATTAATGTGATTTCCAGAAAAGATATGGAGTCGCTGTATGAAAAACATATCCTGCACTCGCTGGGAATAGCCAAAGTAATGGAGTTTGCTCCGGGAACGAAAGTTCTTGATATCGGGACCGGCGGTGGTTTTCCGGGTATTCCTCTGGCAATTTTATTTCCCGGATCAGAATTCACTTTAATTGATTCCATCGGGAAGAAAATAAACGTAGTGAATGCTGTAGCAGAAGGTGTCGGATTAAAAAATGTAACGGCCATTCACGGAAGGGCTGAGAAATTAAAAGATAAATTTCATTTTGTAGTCAGCAGGGCAGTTACCCAGATGCCTGAGTTTTTAAGATGGCTGAAAGGAAAGTTTGAAAAAGAGCAGTTCAATCAGAAGCATAATGGTGTTTTATATCTAAAAGGAGGAGATCTCGCAGAGGAACTGGCAGGAATTAAATGCGAAATTTTCAATCTTAAAAATTATTTTGAAGAAGAATTCTTTGATACAAAAAAAGTGGTTTATTTGTCAAAAGGTAATTTTAGTTCCTGA
- a CDS encoding DUF922 domain-containing protein has product MFCFLTVSILYGQKIIWKEEQKLVWDNFRSPVKSKSNPDVAAYTNCGWEYSVVKSTNPKSPVSIEIKAVFHEDKSWKDVNKINDYILLHEQKHFDIAEMFVRKFRKTIAEKIKTSGDYDRFFKTVYNEMSASYKNFQVSYDKETRHGMNKEKQEEYNTIISQELENLKSYKAP; this is encoded by the coding sequence ATGTTTTGTTTTTTGACTGTGAGTATCCTGTATGGTCAGAAAATAATCTGGAAAGAAGAGCAGAAACTTGTCTGGGATAATTTCAGGAGTCCTGTTAAAAGCAAAAGTAATCCGGATGTTGCAGCATATACAAACTGTGGCTGGGAATATTCTGTAGTGAAATCTACCAATCCAAAGTCTCCCGTAAGTATTGAAATAAAGGCTGTTTTTCATGAAGATAAATCCTGGAAGGATGTAAACAAAATCAATGATTATATTTTACTGCATGAGCAGAAGCATTTTGATATAGCGGAGATGTTTGTAAGGAAATTCAGAAAAACTATTGCAGAGAAAATTAAAACTTCCGGGGATTATGACAGGTTTTTTAAAACAGTGTATAATGAGATGTCAGCCAGCTATAAAAACTTTCAGGTCTCTTATGATAAAGAAACCCGCCATGGGATGAATAAAGAGAAACAGGAAGAATACAATACGATAATTTCTCAAGAATTAGAAAATTTAAAAAGCTATAAAGCCCCTTGA